The nucleotide sequence GGATGTGTTTTGTTATATTGGATGCTATGAGTCTAAACTCTGAACAATACTTTATAACACTATCGGATATTTGGTTACTCCCTCATGAATGAAATAGCAGGTCCTGCATccctccaaaggtttttttttgaaaaatcacggggggggggggggggagctccccacctgaatatatttctcaAGTTTGTAACCCATCGCGAGACTGATTACAAAGGGGAATTACATGAGCACGTGTAGTCGTGATAAGAGGTAGGAACGTTAGGAGGAGGCGCCCTGCTTGTGCACCGGTTTCTTCATTCGGTGCGTCCAGAGCATGAGATCATCCATAATTCGCCTGAGGGTGAGGATACTGTGATGATTTTATTGCTTGAAAGTCATAGCGTTTCTGGAATCCCAAATCTTCCATCGGATGATGAGGAGGACGGAGTGCCAGATTACCACATCCACTTGTGTAGGTAGACGGCAGTCCCAGAGTCCATCAATGATACTCGAGGGAGAGAGGCCGATCCGTTGCCAAATACGTTGTGAAAGCGGACAGTCTAGGAATATGTGTGAGCTGGTTTCACCATCATGCCCGCAGCGCGGGCAATAGTGAGTCGGTGACGATATGCTTGCGCTGAAGGTTGCTTTTTGAGTTGAGTCGATCCCGAAACAGGAGCCATGCAAAGATCTTCACGCGATTTGGAACGCGTGAAGACCAGATGGCAACGGCATGcacatcgtcgtcgtcatcgtggGAGCCCATGGTTAGCGCGTATGCCGCCCTCATGGAGAAGCGCAGGCTACCATTGAGGCAGCGCTCGTCCGGTCCTGTCGACAACCGAAAATCCTGCAAGAGAGACAACAAAGCGCACAACTCGGTAGTAGCATCAGATGTTAGGCGGTTCCGTAGGATTGTTTCCAAACCGTGATTCAGGACAGCAGCCACACGAGCTAGTGGTATAGTGGTGTGTGAATACAGGCAGGGGAATAAAGTAGCAACGGGTTGGTTGTGTATCCAAGTATCAAGCCAGAAGTACGTATTAGTGCCAGAGTTTGTGAGTACAAAAGAGATGGCATGGAGTGCTGGCAGCTGTTGATTTATTGTTCGGCAAATGAAGGAGTGGCTATTTTGTGGAGCAATGAGGGCATTTGGGTGTTGTAAGGCAATCCACTCTAACCAATGTGTTTTGTCTGGCAAGAAAGCTTTTACAGCAAATTTCATAAGTAGCCATTTGTTTTGCTGATGAAGATTTTTTAGACCTAGACCACCACAGTTCTTTGGTTTACACATTTTTTGAGACAACCAAGCATTGAGCACCAGTGCAAGTTTCCTCTAAAGGGTTTGGAGCCCATGATGACAAGTCAACCCTTTCACATTCACATTTTCCATTCATTTCGGGCATGTGAATTCCTCAAGAAACACAAAATCCAATTACAAGAGCATCGACAATAGATCAACGACCGTGCATCATCGTTACAACTTCGTACTAGGACTATATATATAACAACCGAatgaacgaacgaacgagcgagcGAAGGAGCTTCTATGTGCCAGACGATACTAGGAGTATATGCTTGGGTCCAGGCGCTAGGTAGCTAGCTCATCATGATCTTGAACTCGTCGAAGCTGAGCACGCCGTCGCCATCGAGGTCGAACCGGCAGATCATGGCGCGGCACTCGCCGGCACCCCGCTCGGCGCCGAGCCTGCCGAGCATCCGCCCAAGGCTGGCCGGCGTGATGCACCCCTGCCCCTCCATCTCGTACATCCCGAACGCCTCCCTCAGCGCTCGGATCCTCAGCTCATCGTCCTCCTCCGCCGCGTCGCCCGCCCAGGCCGCCTGCTGTGCTAGCTCGAGGAACTCGGCCTCGCACAGCAGCCCGTCGCCGTCAGCGTCCGCGGACGCCACAAGCGCCTCGGCCTCCCCCGCCGGCACGTCCTCGCCGAGCGTCGCCCGCATGCACTCCCGCAGCTCCGCCGCCGAGATCCGGCCGTCCGCGTCCCGGTCCAATGACAAGAACAGCGCCCTCAGCTCGCCCGACTTCCTCGCAACCATTCTCGCCGGATGGTCGACGATAGAGAGGCTCTTATTAAGATGACTTTAGTCGTTGATCTTGATCCTGCCTGGGATTCCTCGATCCTCTGCTTCGCTATAAAGCTTGCGTTCTTGCGATGGATGATCTTGGAGGTGCGCGTGTGCATATATACTCGTGGCACGACGCGGTCCTTGGAAGCTTCACGGCATGCAGGGAGAGAGGAGAGATGGCGTGGTCGTCGTGGACATGCCGCGTCGCGGGTTATTCTTCTGGTCTCGTCTGCGTGGTCAACCACGGCATGCAGGTCAGTATTCTCCAGGAAATGGATTCGAAGCTTTCGCGTGGCATCCGTGTGTCGATTAATTCGAGAAACAAATAGAAGCACGCGGGGGAAGAAGCGGCGAAATCTATTGCTTGCGcgtaaagttgagtcatctattttggaacagataGAGTAGGTTGGAGTCGCGTGTGTGGAGTGTTACTCTGGCCGGCCTGGCGTTCGCGTGGGTGGGTTCGTAAGCAAATTCATTCGATGTTGGCAtcgtgccactgctgttggatggAGCAATTGTATTTTGTCAACTGTTTTGTTTGGAGCGTTGATGCAATGCGTACACATTTCACTTGCCTCCGTTCAATAATTGTGCGTGATTTTTAGATAGGCTCCGTTAGAGCATCCCAAAGCGGATCTTTAAACCGCCTACAACCGTTCAGAACTATATTTCAAAACTTGAATAGGTTTCACCGGTTCAGCACCAAACTATGGGATGCACAGGCAATGAAGCTCCGAAGTGGATACCGCCCCCAGCCGGTATTAGAAAGATCAATGTCGATGGTGCGGTCTCGAAGAACTTGGGCCAAGGGGCAGCAGCGCCTATAGCTTGCGATTCTTTTGGAAACTATCTTGGTTCGTCGGCATGAGTCTGTGAAGACGTGACGGACCCTGCGAGTTTGGAAGCTATAGCATGTTGTGAGGCGCTTTGTTTGGTGGAAGATTTACATTTGCAGAAGTTGTGAGTGGCATCGGATGCTCAGGGGGTGGTACGTGATATTACTGGAGCCAGCCGGTGCAGCTACAGTTCAGTGCTACATGAAATAGCAAGGCAGGAGCATGTTTGAGGAGGTGATCTCTGTTTATGAAGGGCGTGTTCAAATGGAGAGGCTCGCCTGCTAGCTAGATACTCGGTAAATTTAGATTCTGGTTGGCATGTATGGCTCATGGAGCCCTCAGATCCCTTTATTGTACCCAAAACTCTTTGTTATTGAATAAAGGCCGACCATATTTTCCCTAAAAAAAAAAGAGTACTGCTAGCCACTAGACTCAACGGCTGCTaatctccactactattaaacaagccaACATAAACTTTCTTAAGTGCACCCCGTAATTACACCCAGAACACCGGACGACCCATTCACCACCGCACGATTAGTCCCACAAATCTGAATCTAACGACCATCATTGATCTAATAGTTTTACGGTGTGCACTTAGTAATTTTTaatgactgaccgtactccaccacCCGCCCCCCAATCCAACGAGTTCCTGAAATCACCTCAACGATTTCCGCCCCCCGATCCAAGGAGTTCCTGAAATCACGTCAACAATTTCCTTCTGTGAACAGGCCTCCACACCACACCCGGCCGCTAATTAGTAATTACCCCTGAAGATCCCGGAGGCGAAGGAGCTGCGGCTGGAGGCGGAGTCCGCGCTGGAGCGGGGCGGCGTGTGTGTGCGACTGGCCGACATCGCCGCAATCGTCACGCGGAGGGCCGGGTCACCGTCGGGCGCAATCGGGACGAGAGCGAGGGGCCGCTCGAGCATACCGCCACCTACGCACCGCTTTCGGCGCCGCTAGATTTCGGCGGCATGGGCGACGTGTTAGAGGTCGTTGCCACGGCCACATGTGGCCAGTTGCTCGCCATGCGGGAGATATGGGGTGTGAGCCGTAGCCTCGGGGCAGCGAGCGGGGTGTTTGACCAGGTGAAGAGAGGCTCGTCGGGTAGATGCTGGATGCGAGGTAAGGGAGTTGGCTCAGCATGGGCGTGCGTGGCCGGCGGCCAGAGGGGCGCGCAGTGGCCTGAGCAAGAGGCCAGTGAGTCCCCTTCTCTGCTCGTGccctctctcctcctccttccagCAAAGGGCGAGTACGGGCCATGCGGACCGGAGCTTGAGGAGGGCAAGCACGGACGACGCCCGAACGGGGCTTGAGGAGGCAATGCGAATGTTGCTTGAGGAGAACGCGGGTGCAGACAAAGGAGAGTGTGCATGGCCGGAGGTTGAGGACGGCGGCGTCTATGTTGTGTCTGCGTGCTGTGTACTGAATAGTGGGTTGTGCCCTGAACTTTTGATGCACGCTGGTGTGCACTGATCCTTTGTTAGATATTCTGCTGCATAAGATTTCGTGGTGACAGACACTACATCACTACAAACTTGATGTGACACCTTCTCTCCTTGATTTCTCCCAAAAGTTTGACATTATTTGACCCATCAATCATAATCTCATGTTTTAGGGGAAATCCTAATCTCACCTCTAATACTAATATTTGACACAGATTCCTTAGAATGGTCATGTTAGCGACTTAACTCCTCTCTTTTTTGTCAGAATCCTTCAGAAGTtgaagccgagcataaaagtttggAATATTTTTCCTAAAAGCAACCAAGAGATACCCAGGTCCCAGGGCCTGATCAGGTGCAGGTTGTGTCGCTCGGCAGAAAAAAAAAGGCAACAGCTTTGGCCTTTTGATTCTCTTGAGTGCTTTGTTTCCGTGGAAATCTGGATAAATCAAAGACAACAACATAGCCTAATTATTTTTCCATTTTTAATGGATATTTTATAAACAAACAGAACATCTATATGTAAATTTAGAAAATATAGTTTTATTGAAACATTCATATTTCTGTTCTTTGGGAAAATCGAACGCACGATGTTCCTATTTATTACCACTGTCCAGCTTTTTCAGTTGTTGGAATTTTTTAATAaaattttgctaaagcacatctagatgtgccataagtattgcacatctaagtcctatgtcattgatcttacgttgagattcgtgtggatatttttttcttttttcttttcctctctatacttgattcactcacttagatgtgcaataattagagcacatctagatgtgccctataGACTTATTGCATCAGAAGTTTGTATAGGTTAGTTACTCCTCTCCGCAAAGGAAATATCCTCCCgtgttaaaaaaaagaaaatatcCCCCCTTCAATACAACAAATAAATTCAATATTCTTCCGCTAAATGAAAAATGTTAGTTTATTATTAGTACATTATTATCATCTATTGAATGTGTAATATTTATAAGTAGTGCATCactatattttttattttaatgtttatCTATTAACTAGGATGAACATGTATTATCTTTTTAAAAAAtatgtgcgttgcacgtgcatgctaaCTAGTACCTATTATAGGCGCAAATAGTTTATGAATTAACACTAACGGCACATTCAATGTTGCAGAATTCCTTCCTGCATGGTACAGAATTTTGAATTATTTACAAACATTTCGGAAAACATGACCAGGTTTCTGAAAAACAAATCTGAATAAAATTTGAAATTTCTAtacattttttgaaaaacatgaacattattGGAAAGTTCCAAGATTTTTAAATAACAggaacaaaattttaaaactagATCATTTTCCAATATAACGAGAATTTCCTTGCAAATGTGAACATTCTTTAAAATTCCTCGTTTTTTTGAATTTATGGAAAAAATTTAAAACATCCAGAATTTTTCAATTTGTGACTTTTTCCTAAACGAGTTTTTTTAAAATTCCCCGAGTTTTATGAAATTTTCGAACAAATTTTAAATTATTCGTTTTGATATTTGGGTACAAACTTTGAAAACAAGGATATTTTTTTAATTCCCAAAGAATATTCAAACTCCACCAAACGTTCTTGGTATTTGCGAACAAATTttaaacatgaataattttttaacttatgaacaaaattggacaacaagaacatttttttgaaatatccgagcatttattttattttgtgagtaTTATTTTATTTCTGAATATTTTTATAAGCAAATTTTTTTAACATATCCGAAGAGAATTTAAAACGGGAACAATTCTTAAATTTGGGACAAATACTTGAAAATACAACATTTTTAAATTTTATGTAGATTTAAAAAAATAAAcatgaagaaaaggaaaaggaaaaaaagaagaataaaaagaagaagaagaaaaattgaaaaaaaaaggaaaaccaaaatatcagaaaagaaacaTTAAGGTAAAAACATCGATAAAGGTTCGCAAAAGGTCCCTCAGCGACCAGTTTACTGTAGCAAACTGGTCTATTCCCaccatttcttttctcttttttctgtatgtttttgtttctttttgatttttccttttttttgtttcttttttatttctaaaaAATCATGCTTTTAAAAATATGttccaagtttcaaaaaaatctttGCATTTTAATTTTGTTCATTAAATACAAATATTCATAACTTGCATACGGTATCGAAAATCGTGCAAACCAGCCAtgaatgcctaccatgggcatgtccACCTGCGTGCAACAAATGGCTTCATTTCAAGAATGGCAAGAAATAGACCATATTCAACGGAGGATGTCCGAGTGGATAGAATGCGCTGTCTAAGAGCACTTTGTTTTTTGACAACCTTCGAAATGACTCCAAAAATTCTCATGGACTtgtatgaacttttttaaaaaccatgccaagttgtttgaattttcgacaagttttgcattttctaaAGTTTTCTCGGTTAAAAAAGGCCGATAAATGGCTAGACATATCGCAACATGCATATGACGCCTGAAGTGGTTCAAATCTAGCATGGATGCCTATCATGGGCATGACCACCTGCTTGCAAAGGTTCGGGTCATTTGAAGGATGTCCTAAAATACACCATGTTCAATAGAGAGTGTTCGGGTAGGCCAGAAGGGTCTATTTGAAAGCACATTGTTTGGAAATCTGTCAAATGGCCTCAATTTTTTTCCACTAGCTTGTATGATTAACTCAAGGCACCATACCAAGTTGTTTGGATTTTGACATGTtttgcattttctagggttttttccGGTGAAAAAAGGCAAATACATGGTCGGACGTGTTGCAACGTGCGTATGGTGTCAGAAGTCGTTCAAATTAGGCATGGATGCCTAACATGGGCATGACCACATGCTTGCAAAAGTTGGGGCCAGTCTTCAGATTTCCGAAAAATACTATGTTCAACATAGAGTGTTTGGGTAGACCAGAAGGGTTCGTTTGGGAGTACCTCGTTTCTCGACATCCCTTAAATGTCCCCAATTTTTTTgatggccttgtatgaccaattcgaATGTTTTCCCTAATTAGAATGCTTCTGTTATTTGCAATTTCTGTCACTGCCAATGAACATTTTGTTATGTCCTAACCACTTCTTGAAATTTATCAACAATTCTGAATTTAAAATTGTGTATGAAATTTTACAAACTTGATCACTTTTTAAAAAATTCCCAACAATAGATGAAATGTTTTGAACACAAATTGAAACGACA is from Triticum aestivum cultivar Chinese Spring chromosome 3A, IWGSC CS RefSeq v2.1, whole genome shotgun sequence and encodes:
- the LOC123059419 gene encoding probable calcium-binding protein CML31, translating into MVARKSGELRALFLSLDRDADGRISAAELRECMRATLGEDVPAGEAEALVASADADGDGLLCEAEFLELAQQAAWAGDAAEEDDELRIRALREAFGMYEMEGQGCITPASLGRMLGRLGAERGAGECRAMICRFDLDGDGVLSFDEFKIMMS